tcctgtACATATAActgccgctcggccttagttttcgagatattttcgaaaaactgttgaaactaacacattgaattctggccatccgtgtgtgtccgtgacaacgtacgcattagtatgggatcgccgcttttctactgtttctgcaggcaacagcacggcgaccaatgaccaatatataccttgtgtacttctgcattcatgattttaatgtatcgtagctatgatggTGTTACGatccggagggggcggctgcgtagccggggcttaatttaggtaaatggtaattgttaatggcttgaccagtgttgttattaacactgggagcctaaggaagtagacgtggagacgaacctacgtatggctaacgtagggagttccaggaggttggctatggtggacgaacctacgtatggctaacgtagggagctccaggaggttggctatggtggacgaacctacgtatggctaacgtagggagccacaggaaaggtgtagagtggaggacgaacctacgtatggctaacgtagggagccgcaggaagcgttagtattaggtctcgtaacttgattgatgtacctcgagcggtaaaggtacaccttagtgggtttctggacagtaaatataattgtacaatagtatgtaaattaaactagtatgagtttattctctattccggaccttacaattgttgtgtgtaattgtcgcggtattcaatgaattgaactctaggttgcacgtttgaaatgagttaaataaataaagtttagtttcgattccgcgaagcaagaatctaatccttctcggttttcacgaatacgagcaaacgggggcggattacaacgattataataatgcttaacagccgacaacgtactgtatagttactgtgagtgcttgaaagggacttgaatacccgatctcgcagagtttcctcgttgcagagattatccgaaaaagaacgtactgacgtgtatcgaactgattctagacttcaactagacccgaggtgcccttgtcgccaccctttttatactcaaaaactagagtaaaaagggtggtggggactgactctacgtgacccgtaggaccgcgcccttgctttgcgttggtctcgaattttctagaagacggttggtgtcgggtgcacacatccgattccatataaggaaatttcttgagaagggtttgtaacaccatataaggaaatttccaagacggatacgtaacatctCCCCTCTAAGATGAAACATCGTTTGTTACGATGCTTTCACCATTCGGAGTCGGATGAGTACACCAAAATTGCCAAATGATTCTATTACTTTTGAACTGAACTATTGCGATGTGTGGTGTGCGTGTATGTAATTGTGTATATGTGGGGACTTAGCTTAGGGAGTCTTTGATTGATGGCCACCGTTGCTGGTTGATCGGTTGGATGCTGGTCCTTGGAGTGGCTGGTCCCATGTTGGTGGAGGGGTGCCTGGGCGCAGTTTCCTGCGTTTCCTCAGGCTATCACCCGGCGTCCAGGTTGTGATGTTGTCATCGGTGATCTGGGCCAGGAGCAACCCATTCTCCCAGATGTAGGACACCGCAGGTTGTCGGTTCTCCTTTCCTCGTTGCGTTGCCATTGAGGTTCCCTGGTCGATTGCCATTGGGTCTCGTGTCTGGCTGGCACGTCCAAGGTTGAACTTGCCGCTGCCTGGCTGGAAAGGTCCCTGTGACCTTATAATGGACCCGGTGCGGTACTCCTTGAGCCAACTACCCATTTGTCCCGTTTGTATTGCGATCGTCCTTTGGCCTTCACCCTGCTCCGTTTGCTGGTATCTCGATTCCATGCTGGATCTTTACGTTATGGAAGAGTGGAGTTGTCTCCGCTCTTCTTATACCTAGATCCTGTTTATATTATAGTAGTGGACATTCGTGCAATAGGCTTGTTTATGTTTTGGACAACCACTGAAGGAGCTCTCGGTGGCTGCATATTGGTTGTGGTAGCATCTGTATCCTCTAAACTTCTGTTTCTTAGGTAACTATTCTCCATTCCTTCAGGAGCAGGGCTAGGTTGGTATTTGAACTTGAGATATAACAGGACTAAACAAAGTACAGCGATAATGATTAGTAAGATTGCGACACTCCCACCCGCGTAAGTTCCTACGCGTATCTGGTTCCTGGTTTTGTGGTGTTCTGCAAGAGTCCGTGCCTTTTCTTCTAGCTGCATTAGCGAAATGGTCGCCTCGTTTTTTGGCCAATTGTTGGTAGGTTGCGCTTGCGAAATGTTTGAATTGGTTAACTGCTTGATTGCCTCCATGTGGTGATCACCAAAATCCGGCAAAATTCTTGTTATATCTAAAGATATTGTCGGTGCGTAAGTGAATTCTTCTGTCGATTCGATTGTATCCAATGCCCGAATTCTTGTTGAATCCGTTATTGCAGTACAGCCTggttttaatttcaagatcCCTGTTCCCTGAATGTATTGTGAACCAGCTGACCGGCCCCTACAGTAGAAATATatctttttcccttccttcACATAGAACAACCAATCTTGCTTATATAATAGTGGTTGCCAAAGGTCCTTGAAGGTTGGCGTCAGGCGGACGTCGCACATGTTCCAGCTGTCCATGGTTGTCTGGGTCAAGAGCTCCGTCTCACAGGTTGGTTTGTTCCTCAGATAAGCTATTGGAATCGTAGCTTGACAGATGTAGTGTCCGTGGAGGTTGTAGCATTGTCGGATATATTCTTCGTCGGGAGTGACGTATGTTATGCCGTTCATAGCTACGGCGAGGTATGGGGTGCTAGGTTTGATAAAAACAGTTAACGTTGTTGTACCCTTTACCTGGGTTATTGGGCTCGAATGTACTTTATACAGGTCGTAAACTGTAGTATCCAGTAGAGGGACGATGAGTTCAAATAGTATTCTTCCTTTGGTATACGTTACATGAAATTTCGCAATTCCGCTGAATTGTTCCGAAAGTATTTCTGTAGGTGTCAGGGGAAATTCATAAGTGGTAGAATCCATTATTTTCCTTGCTGCATCTAGTAGCTGTTGTGGCGACAAAATTGCCGGATGAAGAGTCCCTTGTTTAGCAAAAAGAATAGCATCTATGATGATGATCAGGCTTGAGTGATATTCCTGAATGGCTTTGTCCAGTTGGTCAGTCCACCCTAACAAGAGGTTCCTGATCTCCATTCCCTTGATTTCAGTCTGAGTTTTATGTAATTCTTTCCCCAGAGTGATAACCTCATTCATTATAAAGTGAGCTTCTAACGTTGTGTTTAGGAGTTGTGCGTGGAGGTTGTCGAATTCAGAACGCATGATGTAAGTTTGATTTGCTATTATTTCGGCCATCTGTCCTTGACCGGTGTATAATTTATCCAATTCGTGGTTGTAATAGTGAGCATCGTCTTCTGTGAGGGTCCCAAACAGTACCTTGCTAATTGTTCCAATGAAAGAAAGAGGGGCGCTTCTTCTGATTCTAATCCTGTGGTATTGTTCCTTGGGGATGTCTCCCGTAAAAGCCTTCAAGAGATCGCTGTATCTGTCTGTCTGCGCCAGCTTGTCCCGCAATTGTTGTCTATACAGTTGGCTTGGGCAATTGGTGAAGTTATGATCCTTGCAAATCATTTCAATCTGGTGCACGTGTTCGTCCAGCATTGGGCGGTGTCGAAGATAGTTTTTGATTTCTATTGAGGTAACCAAACGCCATTGAATATGGTAGATCTTCAGAggtggtaatttttcaaagtacaaTCCCGTGTTCTGTTCAAATGTCGTTATTCCAACGTCATCTGATGCGTCCAAATTCATCGCCAACCCGATGAACAGCAGTAGCGTGGTAATTCGATCCATGATTGTTATCTGCAAGGATAGAGGTTGTGTTATTCGGAATATGCGATTTTGAGTTTATCTTGATGTTTAgtgatgattttattattttctgctTTTAAGACGACATTGTTTAAATCGGTTACGTCTATTATTTCATATGGCCCGACATAATGGGGATCTAATTTGCTTCTTGGTTCCTTTAATACGTAAGCTGAGTCTCCAATTTTGAATTGAACTGGTCTTGCGTGTCTATCGTAATATCGTTTGGATCGTTCCTTTGCggtgtttaaattatctgcTGCTATGTTGCGGGTTTCAGTCAGTCTTGTGATTAGATGAATGAGGTAAGTTCCATAAGTatccaattcttctccttctggAAAAGAACTTGGTTGTCGGGCTGGTTTTCCAAAGATCAGCTCGTGCGGGGTGAAATTGGTAGCTTCGTGAACTGACGTGTTGTAGGATAGCGTTGCGAAAGGTAGGTACAGGTCCCAGTCCtcgtatgaatccatgtaatgttttaagtattctataagtacgatatgacttctctccagagaaccattggtttgtggtctgtaacctgaagtagtaacttgtttaattttgaaaatttctgccaagtgcgtcatgacttttcccataaagcttgttcctctatccgttaaaatttcacgaggtgttccgaaaattgaaatgaaatgtctcGCGAACGCATCAGCTATGGTTGTAGCTTTGATGTTTGGTAGTGCAACGGCTATGCAATATTTGGTCAAGTTATCCTGCATGGTTAAGATGTGGCGGTTTCCCCCAGAAGTCTCAGGGAGTGGTCCAACAGTGTCTAGAGCGATTTTATCAAACGCTTCCAATGGTGTGTCTGTGATTAGCATCGGTTGTCGAGTTTTCGCTCTTACCAACTTCTGTTCCTGACAGCTTTTGCATTTCCTGATGAACTcttgaatatcatttctcaTTCTTGGCCATGAATATTTTGCTCTTATACGTTTGTAGGTTTTTGTTACTCCTTTATGTCCTCCTAATAAACTGCTATGGGCTTTctctattatttgtttttggGTGTTTTCAGATGGTAACCTTATTGTTCCCAGGCATAGGGTAATCTCTATGCTGGtatctttaaatactttattaatcagggcttgatatctctgaatggtaggtcgatcctgcttcctggttatagtcagtcgaatatttgttgtcctggtttctctgagagcggttctcaagttttgcagtgccgaaacgacgtcttcttctttgatttcttcccaaaaattccgtgtaacaaaaacggtaaagatttgaaattcttgcctGGATGTGGTAATGACTTGGCCTTTCTTTGGATTATTGTTGCAGAGGTCCTCCTTTCCGAGATAGCCAACATCGACAAGCATTCTTCCTCCAGGATCAATTAGTTGGCAATCTGCGGATGTCAAGTGTGCGTAGTTTCCCTTTGTGGTGATGAGCGTTTCttcgcaatttattattttacagcggccgtaatcatcttgttcttcttccgatGATGAGTCTTCTGGGTGTGATGATAATGAGTCCGCTGCTGATTCATAGCAGATGGGCAGAGTATTACTAAAGTGCATTGGAGTGCTTTCTTGAATTTGTGTACCCGGTGGAGTCTGCGGTCTGGCAGGTTGTAGGGGTGGTTGTAAACCTTGGACATCTGGCCCGTCTGTTGGTGGTGTAGGAGGGTCAGGTAGTTCCACGACAGTAGACGCAGGCCTTATGGTAGTCTgactgttttcctcttcgtcgaaagatattaaatctgCAGTATTTTGTGGAGTCTCGGAAGTGGTTGGACTTGGTATGAAATGACCAGCGGTTTGAGTGGAATGCGCTATTGGCATAAATGGAGAGGTTAGGTTGATATCATCCCGTAGTTCCAACAGATTTTGTGAAGGGGTAGGTAATGGTGATTTTATGATTGGTGTGATCCTGTCGGTTGGATCTTGatgtattttccttcttctaattGATCGGGGTTGAGGCGTGATTGTCGCTTCATCAGAACTGCTGGTATCTTCCGTGTATGTTGGTCTTTTCTCCCGATCTCGTCGCAATTCATGGATGCGTCGACCAATGGTATCCGGCTGAGGGTCCGGGTTTGGTATTGGCACTTTGAACTCCTTGTCTTCTCGTGGAATCAAAGGGAGACAGACTGTAGGAGGGTTCCGGGATAAAGCGTCTgcgtttttgtttattttcccaGGCTTGTGAATAACATCGTACTCGTACTCTAAGAgtcttaatttccattttactagCCGTGAAGTGGGGTCTTTAACTGAATGTAACCAAACCAGCGGTCGATGATCCGTGACAAGTGTAAATCTTCGTCCGAAGACATATGGTCGGAAATACTGTACTGCGTATACCATGGCTAGACACTCCTTATCCGttgctgaataatttctttcggctggattcaaacttcgagaagcgtatgcaattggtaagtctcgtccaatttccccttggcttaaaactgccccaatcgcatgatccgaagcatccgtcgtgataacaaatggtcgttcaaaatctggatattgtaatattggttGTGTACAGAGTTCTTGTTGAATTGTTTATCTTGGATACTAATCCGCGCCGGACCGGTGAGTTTAGTCAACACGATACTCAGATACTCTGTTTCCGACGTATCTGGTATTAACGCGAGCCCGTTTTCTACACTCTGAGCGAAAACCGACAAAGCTGGATTCTCGCCATCGAAAGTGGGTATCGGCGCGGTAGCGAATTGAATACAATTACGCTGTGTTAACAAGGCCATAGAATTAGCCATTGTTAAGGTAAGATTCGCGACTTCGTCAGCCGAAAGCCTGGTTTCTGGCATTTTAACGCGAAAATCCTatagaacaattataatacaagtccagttgtatccacggtatccttacggatatttattcagtggatcccaccgctgtcaccagttttgttacgatccggagggggcggctgcgtagccggggcttaatttaggtaaatggtaattgttaatggcttgaccagtgttgttattaacactgggagcctaaggaagtagacgtggagacgaacctacgtatggctaacgtagggagctccaggaggttggctatggtggacgaacctacgtatggctaacgtagggagccacaggaaaggtgtagagtggaggacgaacctacgtatggctaacgtagggagccgcaggaagcgttagtattaggtctcgtaacttgattgatgtacctcgagcggtaaaggtacaccttagtgggtttctggacagtaaatataactgtacaatagtatgtaaattaaactagtacatatgagtttattctctattccggaccttacaattgttgtgtgtaattgtcgcggtattcaatgaattgaactctaggttgcacgtttgaaatgagttgaataaataaagtttagtttcgattccgcgaagcaagaatctaatccttctcggttttcacgaacacgagcaaacgggggcggattacaacgattataataatgcttaacagccgacaacgtactgtatagttactgtgagtgcttgaaagggacttgaatacccgatctcgcagagtttcctcgttgcagagattatccgaaaaagaacgtactgacgtgtatcgaactgattctagacttcaactagacccgaggtgcccttgtcgccaccctttttatacttaaaaactagagtaaaaagggtggtggggactgactctacgtgacccgtaggaccgcgcccttgctttgcgttggtctcgaattttctagaagacggttggtgtcgggtgcacacatccgattccatataaggaaatttcttgagaagggtttgtaacaccatataaggaaatttccaagacggatacgtaacaatGGCAcctgggaatttaatatagcctaacctaacccaatctactcttcctaatcagtgaattaagttaggttagggtaaagTGATATTCTGGTCGCCGTTAGGAGACCAGACACACATACTGAGATTCAAAgtcatgaaaattaattaaatttgatttttaagcccacccgtaatatatgtatatatatattgatgtcggtcgccgtgctgctgcctgcaaaaacagtagaaaagcggcgatcccatactaatgcgtacgttgtcacggacacacacggatagccagaattcaatgtgatagtttcaacagttttttcgaaaatatctcgaaaactaaggccgagcggcggttatatgtataggaaaaagttgttcaaaatgtagAGTTtcacaacatatttaaatttcatgaaaatcggtgaggtgtaacctaatctcaataattaccaaaaatttttcattttttcattgttattgcaaaatacaggaagtttttaatgtcaagattggacgatatcaatgaccttttaatatgttgtcggggacatgattctgaacaactttttcattatgcataattaacggaaagttttagtttgcaagatattcgtgaaaaactattgttactactacattgaattctacgtatgcctacgtgtctctacaTGTGTATGATTCaacatgcagtcgccgattctctactgtttcttatatacatgggtactctgcaaggcatgtgccgattgcgatgaaacctttcacatctaatgagatattttcgcgatatttcacttgcaaaaatttatgcaatttgttattgttaataactattgtgataacttgtatggaacttgttatcgttaaaaactatcgttattgcaattaaccaataagaacggtaaaccaccttacggcatcctacaaattaTTGGTTAGggtatgttaaataaaatatactcagatattttaatataatattctttattaCACCGGCTCAGAAAGGATGTCTTTACTAAGCGAAGAACGGTTACGGACTGACTAAGAGACCCCCAAAAGGAAATCGGGGTCCGTTTTCCTCTGACAGAGTTTACAACATTACCTCTAACTGAAGGACCTCTTAACTTGAGAAAACCCAGATACATCTGGCAGCTTTCTCTTCCCTTTGTTATGAACAGAGGTTCTCCATGCAGTGAGgcatttttgtattaaattataattagataatttaattaataattcaacacaaatactgctcgttccattaaaaagtgtgaaataaaataatttttaacaaaaaatacaaccgacttcgaaatgcactaaaaagtatgaaataatttctacttcatttatacaaatacccaataTCTATTAATagaacctatttactcgttaaatagtatactaaatacatttccaccttacaaaattaaaaatacccgaatatacgatgctatcaataatgatttgataggttgtcgacgcctgaactagaatcttcctagtagaagaaaagtttttaattttgcgccgcctccgaaaaggttgaaatgtatttagtatattatttaacgagtatataggttttattaatagctgttgggtatttgtataaatgaagtagaaattatttcatactttttagtgcatttcgaagtcagttgtattttttgttaaaaattattttcacacGCAACACTTCTGGCGTCTTCTATATTTCGGTTTTCTTCAAAATGCGTTTCTAAAATTGATCGTGCATTATCACTGACTTGACCTGTCTGATTCAGTTCAAAAAGCAATTTACTAGGAGTAGATCCGGTTGACTTACAAAAGGTATTATTTAAAGCATACTCGACAGATTCGAGGACATGACACCACTTACTAGAACTTTCCGCCAATTTCGACAACATAGGAGTTATAACTCTATTATACCTTTCTACTTGTCCATTAGCTCGAGGTGTTCCGACTGCTATCAAGACATGATCTACGTTTTCATTGTtcaaaaattctttaaaaatattagaagtaAAACATGTTCC
This region of Osmia bicornis bicornis chromosome 5, iOsmBic2.1, whole genome shotgun sequence genomic DNA includes:
- the LOC123987789 gene encoding uncharacterized protein LOC123987789, with product MNGITYVTPDEEYIRQCYNLHGHYICQATIPIAYLRNKPTCETELLTQTTMDSWNMCDVRLTPTFKDLWQPLLYKQDWLFYVKEGKKIYFYCRGRSAGSQYIQGTGILKLKPGCTAITDSTRIRALDTIESTEEFTYAPTISLDITRILPDFGDHHMEAIKQLTNSNISQAQPTNNWPKNEATISLMQLEEKARTLAEHHKTRHPSTNMGPATPRTSIQPINQQRWPSIKDSLS